The Bubalus bubalis isolate 160015118507 breed Murrah chromosome 16, NDDB_SH_1, whole genome shotgun sequence genome window below encodes:
- the LOC102406721 gene encoding calcitonin gene-related peptide 2 isoform X2 — MGFGKSSPFLAFSILVLCQAGSLQATPLRSALETLSDPGALSEKEGRLLLAALVKAYVQRKTNELEQEEEQEETEDSSITAQKRSCNTATCVTHRLAGLLSRSGGVVKSNFVPTNVGSEAFGRRRRDLQD; from the exons ATGGGCTTCGGGAAATCCTCCCCCTTCCTGGCTTTCAGCATCTTGGTCCTGTGCCAGGCAGGCAGTCTCCAGGCGACACCACTCAG GTCAGCTTTGGAGACCCTCTCCGATCCTGGGGCACTCAGTGAGAAGGAAGGGCGCCTCCTGCTGGCCGCACTGGTGAAGGCCTATGTCCAAAGGAAGACCAATGagctggagcaggaggaggagcaggaggagacagaggactCCAG CATCACTGCCCAGAAGAGGTCCTGCAACACTGCCACCTGTGTGACCCATCGGCTGGCAGGCTTGCTCAGCAGATCTGGGGGTGTGGTAAAGAGCAACTTTGTGCCCACCAACGTGGGCTCCGAAGCCTTTGGCCGGCGCCGCAGGGACCTTCAGGACTGA
- the LOC102406721 gene encoding calcitonin isoform X1 has translation MGFGKSSPFLAFSILVLCQAGSLQATPLRSALETLSDPGALSEKEGRLLLAALVKAYVQRKTNELEQEEEQEETEDSSLDGSRAKRCSNLSTCVLSAYWKDLNNYHRFSGKGFRPETPGKKRDIANSLERDHSFHFGVPQDAN, from the exons ATGGGCTTCGGGAAATCCTCCCCCTTCCTGGCTTTCAGCATCTTGGTCCTGTGCCAGGCAGGCAGTCTCCAGGCGACACCACTCAG GTCAGCTTTGGAGACCCTCTCCGATCCTGGGGCACTCAGTGAGAAGGAAGGGCGCCTCCTGCTGGCCGCACTGGTGAAGGCCTATGTCCAAAGGAAGACCAATGagctggagcaggaggaggagcaggaggagacagaggactCCAG CCTGGACGGCTCCAGAGCTAAGCGGTGCAGTAATCTGAGTACCTGTGTGCTGAGTGCTTACTGGAAGGACTTGAACAACTATCATAGATTCTCTGGCAAGGGCTTCAGGCCTGAAACACCTGGCAAGAAAAGGGACATAGCCAACAGCTTGGAGAGGGACCACTCCTTCCATTTTGGGGTGCCCCAGGATGCCAACTGA